From Clostridiisalibacter paucivorans DSM 22131, one genomic window encodes:
- a CDS encoding Crp/Fnr family transcriptional regulator gives MYDGIFDADRQHDMRECFLELSNKGVYKGLKKNTVIELPSNDLIGIVIEGKIKQIISNANGVQKSLFILQPGEIFGEMDYFGGGRAPVIQRAITHCIISIVSRYSMEKEIERNPQVYRYFMHSIVRKFRIVMLQMGDMMFSDALTRIVNMILRLYIQQGKEIDNYGIIDMPFTHQQLAELIGCSRVTVTRGINYLRDKGIVDVKQKKIIIKDMDALKKYMEY, from the coding sequence GTGTATGATGGTATATTTGATGCCGATAGACAGCATGATATGAGAGAATGTTTTTTAGAATTATCGAATAAAGGGGTTTATAAAGGTTTAAAGAAAAATACTGTGATAGAATTACCTTCTAATGATTTAATAGGCATAGTTATAGAGGGAAAAATCAAACAGATTATTTCTAATGCTAATGGAGTCCAAAAATCTTTATTTATATTGCAGCCTGGAGAGATATTTGGAGAAATGGATTATTTTGGTGGAGGTAGAGCACCAGTAATTCAAAGGGCTATTACCCATTGTATTATATCAATTGTCTCTAGATATAGTATGGAGAAAGAGATTGAAAGAAACCCCCAAGTTTATAGATATTTTATGCATAGTATTGTGAGAAAGTTTAGGATAGTTATGTTGCAAATGGGAGATATGATGTTTAGCGATGCATTAACTAGGATAGTAAATATGATATTAAGGCTTTATATTCAACAGGGGAAAGAAATAGATAACTATGGTATTATAGATATGCCCTTTACACATCAACAATTAGCAGAACTTATAGGATGCTCTAGAGTAACTGTAACCCGAGGAATTAATTACCTTAGAGATAAAGGTATTGTTGATGTGAAGCAGAAAAAAATAATTATAAAGGATATGGATGCATTAAAAAAATACATGGAATATTAA